The Astatotilapia calliptera chromosome 17, fAstCal1.2, whole genome shotgun sequence genome has a segment encoding these proteins:
- the klhdc10 gene encoding kelch domain-containing protein 10 yields MSDAECAHSPDQLNKFQKLTGRPPHGVTLAGHRTPPARSGHRCVADNTNLYVFGGYNPDYDESGGSENEDYPLFRELWRYHFATGCWQQIRTEGYMPTELASMSAVLHGNNLLVFGGTGIPFGENNGNDVHVCNVKYKRWSLLNCRGKKPNRIYGQAMVIINGFLYVFGGTTGYIYSTDLHRLDLTTREWIHLKPNNPPDDLPEERYRHEIAHDGQRIYILGGGTSWTSYPLDKIHAYNLETNSWEEITTKPHEKIGYPAPRRCHSCVQIRNDVFICGGYNGELILADLWKINLQTFQWSKLPAVMPEPAYFHCAAVTPAGCMYIHGGVVNIHENKRTGSLFKIWLTVPSLLELCWEKLLKAFPHLSSLPTMQLLNLGLTQELTERLK; encoded by the exons ATGTCGGACGCCGAATGTGCTCACAGTCCAGACCAGCTGAATAAATTCCAGAAATTGACAGGCCGGCCGCCGCACGGTGTGACGTTAGCAG ggCATCGCACACCACCTGCCCGCAGTGGGCACCGCTGCGTCGCTGACAACACTAACCTGTATGTGTTTGGTGGGTACAACCCTGACTACGATGAGTCAGGAGGCTCAGAAAATGAAGACTATCCACTTTTCAGGGAGCTATGGAGGTATCattttgcaacaggctgctggCAGCAGATCCGAACAGAGGGCTACATGCCCACAGAGCTGGCATCAATGTCAG ctgttttgcACGGTAACAACCTCCTGGTGTTTGGGGGCACCGGAATCCCCTTTGGTGAAAATAATGGCAACGACGTTCACGTTTGTAACGTGAAGTACAAACGATGGTCGCTGCTCAACTGTCGAGGGAAGAAGCCCAACAGAATCTATGGACAG GCAATGGTTATTATAAACGGCTTCCTGTACGTGTTTGGAGGGACAACAGGTTATATCTACAGCACAGACCTACACAGGCTGGACCTGACCACAAGAGAGTGGATCCACCTTAAGCCCAACAACCCTCCCGATGACCTGCCCGAGGAGCG ATATAGGCATGAAATAGCACATGATGGACAGAGGATCTATATTCTGGGAGGAGGAACTTCCTGGACATCATATCCTTTAGATAAG atACATGCTTATAATCTGGAAACCAATTCCTGGGAGGAGATTACAACTAAACCTCATGAAAAGATAG GCTATCCTGCTCCTCGAAGGTGCCATAGCTGCGTGCAGATACGCAACG ATGTATTTATCTGTGGAGGCTACAATGGGGAATTGATATTAGCTGATCTGTGGAAAATCAACCTTCAGACTTTCCAGTGGAGCAAACTACCAGCAGTGATGCCCGAGCCAGCCTACTTTCACTGTGCTGCTGTTACCCCA GCTGGCTGCATGTACATCCATGGTGGTGTGGTGAACATCCATGAGAACAAGAGAACTGGCTCTCTGTTCAAGATCTGGCTGACTGTGCCCAGCCTGTTGGAGCTATGCTGGGAGAAGCTCCTCAAGGCCTTTCCCCACCTTTCTTCACTCCCCACCATGCAGCTGCTCAACCTGGGCCTCACACAGGAACTCACTGAACGTTTGAAATAG
- the cax1 gene encoding cation/H+ exchanger protein 1, whose translation MSHKNCLLLPGDVENLPRISEADSSSETCVHQEQHRYPRQLSLTDRLCVGAHHLETGPADTPSPDASGHHFCHYTPKCFFGVHRGGHVTSARSSPPRNGEDGWHECTTRTTIRVDNEVEAHREANNYKFGFRKWKASVTEKPIEDQSEIMKELHSDLSIVKAQERLGSVVTFGNVCYVFLFGWWIALIYILISAVMFLTVAASAYGKVCVTLAWYFIWPFGKCIEKVDNVLDRFSVNPPNCEVIPHEMDSEDLVVNKDSASLVSSPPPIQIPVPELPPKNTSKHWCRVSTCIWLLLGYPVLAVMHCLACVLSWLLVFTIPVAKINARILTGVLLMAPEDLHIHTLEKDKTQACGTRVLLCCYQAFNMHYYKYTVHGINIFALNLLPLVFITLIIGYADKENNYFRAETKFATAMISIIPLSYYIGMGIASISAQCNFAVGAVVNATFGSITELTFYITALLQGHHAATKCYEEVVKAALTGTLLGCILFIPGICMIIGGIKHQEQRFNSRSAGVSSALLFISIGGVFAPTLFSKTFGNLMCESCSDVPGNATVSFVCKNCHYDTSQSEPHLILSDIEPLMYTISVLLPAAYLIGLIFTLKTHSHIYDIHISDGHGGHAHGHHVVHWSRWRALGVLIVATVLMACCADLCTENIKPFLTHSSISQYFIGVTVLAMVPELPEIVNGILFALQNNISLSLEVGSCIAVQVCMIQIPLLILFNAFYDVGFMLVFSDIHLWASIFSVIVVNYIFMDGKCDYFQGTALVVVYLILLALYFFAPSPHSC comes from the exons atgtCCCACAAAAACTGTTTACTTTTACCGGGTGATGTGGAAAACTTACCAAGAATATCCGAGGCTGATTCATCGTCAG AGACCTGTGTCCATCAAGAACAGCATCGATATCCACGGCAACTCTCCCTAACTGATAGGCTCTGTGTTGGGGCCCATCATCTCGAGACAGGCCCTGCAGATACACCCTCCCCAGATGCTTCTGGACACCACTTCTGCCACTACaccccaaaatgtttttttggtgtCCATAGAG GGGGGCATGTCACCTCAGCCCGGTCTTCTCCACCACGCAATGGAGAAGATGGATGGCATGAATGCACCACAAGGACTACAATCAGAGTTGACAATGAAGTGGAGGCACACAGGGAGGCCAACAACTACAAG TTTGGTTTCAGAAAATGGAAGGCCAGTGTAACGGAGAAGCCCATTGAAGACCAATCGGAGATCATGAAAGAGCTGCACTCTGACCTTAGCATTGTTAAGGCTCAAGAACGCCTGG GTTCAGTGGTAACCTTTGGGAATGTGTgctatgtatttttatttggttGGTGGATAGCGTTAATCTAcatcctcatttctgctgtcatGTTTCTGACAGTGGCAGCTTCTGCTTATG GAAAAGTTTGTGTCACATTGGCATGGTACTTTATTTGGCCATTTGGGAAGTGTATTGAGAAG gttGATAATGTACTTGATAGATTCTCTGTGAACCCTCCAAACTGTGAGGTTATTCCTCATGAGATGGACAGTGAGGACCTTGTCGTGAACAAAGACTCTGCATCCTTAGTGTCTTCACCCCCACCTATCCAGATCCCTGTCCCAGAACTGCCACCAAAGAATACTTCAAAGCACTGG TGTCGTGTCAGCACTTGCATTTGGTTGTTACTTGGTTACCCTGTCCTGGCTGTCATGCACTGCCTCGCCTGTGTGCTGTCCTGGTTGCTGGTCTTCACCATCCCAGTAGCAAAAATCAACGCTCGTATACTAACCGGCGTCCTTCTCATGGCACCAGAGGACcttcacatccacacactggaaaAGGACAAG ACACAGGCATGTGGAACCAGAGTCCTCTTATGCTGTTATCAAGCTTTCAATATGCATTACTACAAATACACAGTCCACGGTATCAACATTTTCGCCCTCA ACCTGCTTCCGTTGGTATTTATCACTTTGATCATTGGTTACgctgacaaagaaaacaattacttcagAGCCGAGACAAAGTTTGCTACAGCCATGATTTCCATTATTCCCCTGTCTTATTATATTGGCATGGGAATAGCCAG CATTTCTGCACAGTGTAACTTCGCAGTGGGAGCGGTGGTGAACGCAACTTTTGGCTCCATCACAGAGTTGACATTCTACATCACGgcattgcttcagggacatcaTGCTGCCACCAAATGTTATGAAGAGGTTGTCAAAGCTGCGTTAACTGGCACCCTTCTTGGATGTATACTGTTCATACCA GGTATATGCATGATCATTGGGGGTATTAAACACCAGGAGCAACGATTTAACAGCCGTTCAGCTGGAGTGAGCTCAGCTTTGCTCTTCATATCCATTGGAG GTGTGTTTGCACCTACCCTGTTTTCAAAGACCTTTGGTAATCTGATGTGTGAAAGTTGCAGCGATGTTCCCGGCAATGCCACTGTGTCCTTCGTCTGTAAAAACTGTCACTATGACACG AGTCAAAGTGAGCCCCATTTAATTCTGTCCGATATTGA gcCTCTTATGTACACAATTTCTGTCCTTCTGCCTGCTGCATACCTAATTGGCCTCATCTTCACACTGAAGACCCATTCCCACATCTATGATATCCATATCAGCGATGGTCACGGGGGCCATGCACACG GTCACCATGTTGTCCACTGGTCCCGGTGGAGGGCTCTTGGAGTGCTGATTGTTGCCACAGTGCTGATGGCTTGCTGTGCTGACCTCTGCACTGAAAACATTAAGCCCTTTCTGACCCATTCCTCCATCTCCCAG TACTTCATTGGGGTCACGGTGTTGGCCATGGTGCCAGAGCTTCCTGAGATTGTCAATGGGATTCTTTTTGCACTGCAAAACAATATCAGTCTCAG CCTTGAAGTGGGAAGTTGCATTGCTGTGCAGGTCTGCATGATCCAGATTCCACTGCTCATCCTCTTCAATGCATTCTAT GATGTTGGCTTTATGCTTGTGTTCAGCGATATTCATCTTTGGGCTAGCATCTTTAGTGTAATTGTGGTCAATTACATCTTCATGGATGGGAAATGTGACTACTTTCAAG GCACGGCTCTAGTGGTGGTCTACCTCATCCTTTTGGCCCTTTACTTCTTTGCTCCTTCTCCACACTCGTGTTAA